A region of the Salvia splendens isolate huo1 chromosome 11, SspV2, whole genome shotgun sequence genome:
ATTGCTAATTCGCTGTCGTCTTTGATGGCTCAGTCGAACTTCTCATCCAGCAATCTGAACATTTTTGTCCGCCAGCCAGACGGATCTTACACAGGAGATGCTCTCGACAGCCCAAAGGGTGATCAAGATCAGAAGCCGTATGGTTTTTGGAGCAACTGATTCTAACAAGACTCCTGTACAGTTTTTGCATTCATTAAAGTGTTCGGCAGTCTTCACTTTCGCATCCACTTTTTTGCGATGGATGCTCGTTTCTCGAAGGGAAAGCTCAAACGACATAAGCTAATGGTTTAACAATCGGAGACGAAGAAATTGGTATAGCTGTCCATTGCTGTTTGCTTTGCTCAGTCCTTCCACAGTCTCTGCTTTTTTTAACTACTAATATTTGTTTTATTGTTCTTCATTTCTGATTTAGTATGTATAGAAGTTTATGGAATTGGCTGAGGTTCAATGAATTTAATCTTTTGATTCTTTGTTTATGTCTGTTTTATCCACTTTTCATGAAAAGATAGATCTTGGCAATAATACTCAAATAGTCAAATAtatatcatccaaaaaatacaAGATTACCAAATTCTACATTCAAAAATGAAAACTATAGTGTAACACAGTCATAGTTGAGCAATGGATTCCTCCGGTGGCCGTTCGGGCCTTAGATTTGGAGGGCGTCGGATATGGATTTAGCAAGGCTCAACACTTCGAAAGGAGCTTTTCCGGAGATGGCTTCAACGGTCAGGGGGCACGAGTCACTGATCCAAAAGTGGGTGAACGCCTTCCCTGAAACTTCAGATGCATCATCACAATGAGAAAAACGTAAAGGAAACCCAAGAGATTGAACATAAGCACGAGGGTGAAGAAACCCTACCATTGTCGTTCTTGTGAACGAACCGCTCCCAAGACTTGTTTGGAAACACACCATGAGTGACGTATGCGCTCACCTTTGCTGCACCTTGTGCTGCCAAAACTTTCTGATAAAACAACAAAAGaaatattattgaattaaatCTATGATCAAACAGTAAAAGCCTCAAGAAATCCAGCCTTTCAAGGTATTCAAAGTCGAGAAGGAATACCTGACACTCGATCAAGGTGCCACCTGATTGCACTAAGTCGTCAACAATGACAACATGGCAACCTGCGGGATTGCCCTCTTTTATCCTCACTATTCTCTTGTCGCCTTCACGAACTTTGTTGCAGATGATCTAAAAGGCCAAATAAGGGGACGTGAAATGCTCGTATCAGAAAATGCAAAACAAAAGAGGAAAATGTTGATAATTTTTCCAAGGCCAACAAAccataggaaaatgatcaagcAACTTGTGAAAACGTTTCCACGCTCCATCATCTGGAAACGCAACAACTATCTACAAGGAAATGGAAGTCAGGCAAAACAGCCTCCAACATAGTTGACAGAAATAAACTATCCTGATTGTTTTTAAGATCATCAAAATCATTGAGAAAAGCAACAATAACCTTATCCGATTCTGGAAGTTGCTGAAGCCGTTCCTTTAATAGTGGGATCCCACTCTCAAAAACAGGTAGAATACTATCACCAAAATAAAACCTCTCCTGCAGAGAAAGGAGCAGACGTAAGTAAAGTATGCTATTCCCATCTCAGAGATGTCAGACAATATGTTTCAAGTTGGAGTCTTCGTAAAGGACTAAAACCATTCGTAATTCACTAGCATTCTTGAAGGGTAACAGATAAGGCCAACTTTTCTTAACACTAATGGCAGATGATAAGTGTTGTTGGGAACGAAGGAAGTGTAAAATCATAATATCCAGATTAGTAAATTAACCCTGTTTATGAAAACACTGCAATGATGCACCCAGAGAAACGGAGAGAATAGATACAAAAGAACGACATAAACAATAGAATTGGCACAAGAGAGGAACCTGCAAAGCATGTATATCATAGATAACCAGACTGGTTGGACCACCCCTCGAGATAGGAGTATTAGAAAGCATTCTAGCCAAGGTAAACGCAGTTGCAACGTCACCCTCTTCTTCGATTCGCTCAAAGGAGCCAGTCGGAAAGAAAGGCAACACAACGGAGAATGAGGCACAGAACAACATTGGAAGTGCATAAATGACCGAAAGCTGCTCAAATATGACCGAAGGGGAGCTGAACGATCCTAGAAACGCAACGTGTTGGCCTCGTATGTCATGTGCATTTTTAATGAACAGATTCGGAAATCCATCAGCAAAGCTCctgcataaaacaaaacacaacaatCTAAACAAAGCCCTCACCAATACTGCAGAAAGTAACACATAAGAATCACTCTCCCATCACTCAGATTAAGTTCCTAATACACAAATAATCACTCTGTGAGTTCAAGAAACAGAATAGAACTTAATCAATTCTTATGGTGAGAACATAACTCCTGCAAAAAAACTATTCTTTTAGGCGTGAGGCCAAGAAAAGAATGATTTACACCAAATCTCTCTAAGCAAAGAACCAATTCAATCTAAATAGAGAATAATTGCATTGCAAAAAACAACAAGAACTcattgaaagaaagaaagaaagaaaaaaaagacaaCACCCCACTTTACATTAACAACAGGAGAAGAAAGGGCAGTGTAGTCTCTTTCTCCAACCAAATAAAAAACGAATCTTTACATAAGAAGAAGTCTTCGAAACATAATTCGTACAAATTTCGGATTCAATATATATATCCAAAGGTTGGAGTTTTGGGTTTACCTCCAGTTGATGGATTGAAGCTGGATGAGATTGGATTGAGCAGCAACTTTGCGAGCCAATTCCTCAGCTTCCACACAGTAGAAAAGCAACACTTTCTTCTTTGACCTCTCCATCTCTCTCAAACACACTGAGCTGCAGAGTGGAGAAAAAGTGGAATTGCAATGGCTATTATTCGATGGCATAATTTACAAAGCTAACTTTCGGGCCGGCCCAGTATTTTGATGTTCGGGACAAGGCACACCATTTTTTTTCGGTAGGGGTCCCACTATTATACTGATTTCTCAAAAAAgaattataaaatgaatttaaaattctatttaaaataattagtgtcttacatatttattttttgcGACATTAtaggaaaataatattttcttgaattaaatatatgtagatttagaaaaaaaaatactttatccGGTGTGAATTAATCCCATATCTTCGTAATCAAATCCTTTTcaatgatattttaaaaatataatagaggtgtattaagaaaataatatattactccatttaaATAAACATATCTGCTCCACATTTAAAATCATGGATATTGGATACGTATCTTGCTAACTAATTACCAATCTAAAATTAGAttaatttttaatcattttgaTTAGGAGATCTCAGCTGttgatataatattttaaatttaaatcattattaaataaaattaaagggtattaatatcaattttctcttattaaaattatctcaaaactttaaatttacataactcacttgatttaaattattttttccccaaaaacatatcaaattaaaggtaattttataaggattctaacgagatctcaattgcatatcttacgacgacgttcggatgatgaaatttaatgatttttattttagttttcgtatatgttgataaacagatttttatcaacaaatacatcaaaaaatctaatataatgcatgtaaaatctcaattaaattgtgttgatattctcgagtacttgtgttgaaatactcatgtcattgtgttgatatttgtaacacactatgttgatataaaaaatacgaaaattatgatatgataataAAATGACGATCTTgccattttgttgatattttgtctattatttattgaaattcgtaagaTATAATCTAATCCATTCATTTTGAAATTTAATGATGGAGATATGAtcttgattttggattatgatggtATAAGTATTTGATCTTGATTTTggaatttggattatgatgctataaCTAATAGAAGAAGACCcaatttatgaatatttatcttaatttgttttaaaaatttaCAAGTATCGGCAACGAGTGTCAAGACATGGCCTCGCCGCCGACTGGCAATGACAGCCAAAAGTTTTATTGAGGGCTTAAAACGACATACATTTCACACTTAAAGTTAAAATGAAAACACAAAAGTAAATCAAATTATAGGTTTCCAAGTCTCCTACTTTCCTTTCCTTCAACAAAATCAACGTATAGACTACAGACAAAAAAAATACTGTATTCATAAGTAAAGAATAAGAGCAGCAAAAGAACACAAGAACATAGAAGAAAGGGAGCAAAGGTGCTTCAACACAGTCTATAGCATATAATTCAAGTGTTTGTCTAATAAAAAGCTATGGTGGCTACGAATTTACATACAATTCTTGAGCGTGTCTCCAGCTCCCTGGAAAAAGCAACAAGACAGCGCGAAATCCGCAATGAAAATCCCGACAAGGGAGACGACAACAGCCGATGTCGTTGATTCTCCAACGCCCTTCGCACCTCCCATGGTGGTGACTCCCCACGCGCAGCTCACAATTGATATTATCAAACCAAACACTGCCGACTTGATCATTGCACTGATTATATCCCACCCTCGGAGAGCTCTCTGTGCGGAATCCAAGATTATGTTGATGCTGATGCCGTAGACGCTATCAGCTAGGAAGGCGCTTGAAACCATCCCCAGGGTGAAGCACATTAGCGTTAGCAAGGGGAGAGCGATGCATGAAGCTAGTACTCTTGGCGTCACGAGATAGTCGACGGGGTTCGCACCAAGAACTCTCAGTGTGTCGGTTTGCTCTGAGACTTGCATCGTCCCCAGCTCTGCAGCGAAGGCGCTTCCGATACGCCCAGCAACGACGATTGATGTGATTGATGTGGCCACGGGAGCGAGGGCCAGAACCCCACCGATGGATCTGTTCAGCCCGAGTCTGGTGAATTCCCTCACGAACTGGATAGTGAAGGCCATGCCAACAAAAGCGGCTGTGAGGAGACAGACGCCCACTGATTTAGGTCCAACTCTTTCGAGCTGCTGAAGGGTGTTTTTCCGGTGAATCTTTCCTTTCACAGTTGTAGCAACCACCTGCCCCGCCAATATCAGAACGGTTAATCCTCGCCATAAGTATCGAGGAGGTGACCATTTGCTCAAGAATGTATTCGACTCAAGATTCAATACGGATACTTCActtatttcttcttcttcggataTGGATACACTTGCGTGACCATCTGCGTCAGAACAAAACTATGATCCCTCTTTTGAATCGAGGATAAAAGCTTCGAGGTCTTAGCTCCTTCAGCATATCCAACTCCCCTGTCAAGGTACCGGAAGCGAATGGATGCAACTTTTGCAGGATTTCTTACATTAATAAAGCTTCCTCTGCAGGATTTCAGAGAGAAGGGTTCATAGGATTAAAAAACCATATTGTTTTATGCTGTGACCCCAGATAAAAAGAAAGCCAAGTAGACAAAAAAGTAGAAATTAAACCTTTTGGAGGCATTGATAACAGGGTGGATCTGGGTAGCTGCCAGCATGTTAAGTTTTCTCTATAACGACACACAAGTGTGCTGGCAGAAGCAATATCAGAGCAACATGACTCAACACTATAGTAGTATTCTAGTGGTTGTAAAGACTGCTGATTCCATTTCCATACAATGAAATCAACTGCAGCttccaaataaaatattctagAAACCTGCAGTTGCAAATGAAATATTCAAGAAAAGATTTAGCCATTATCACAGTTACATAAAATAAATTGCGTCAAATAACCATGGAAAACATAACATTGTAACATGTATCATTCATAACAGCCCATAAATACACCACCATTAGCACTTCTTGGATGCTCTTTATATAATAAAGCTAACCGGGGACAATGAAGCAATGAAGCCACGCCCATCCTTCATCAAATGAATCCCTTGTAGTTTAACCAAACTCATTGTTAACAAGGAAACAATGGTAATATAATGAGGATTAAGCTTTTGGAGTAATCAATTTACCACCCTTCTTTAGATTATAAACTTGTAAGAAATGTATTACGTCAATGATTCTATCAAAATGTAGACTATATCTAGTAGCACGGTCTAAGTTCCCAACTTCCCATGATATGAGATGTCGAAGGTTAAGGTATTTAAATTCAACTTGTTTGAACCCTACTCAGTGAGTATTCAGATTAAGGAATGGGCTCATTTTCCAATTAGCAATCATAGAAATCCATCTCTGCAGTCTGCACTGAAATAGCAGCATACTAATAAAGCAGTCAGCAAGAATGCATCTTATTTACAGTTCCAAAAGAAGTACTTATAGTTCCTTCATAACCATAGCATTAGCAATCAACCAAGACTTTCTCGCACCAATTCAACCGAAGAAACAAACACTGTTAGATTCCAAAGATGTTAATAAGCAATTCATAACTCTTATTGCTAGATTAGAAACGATAACGATATATAGATCCTGACAGAATATCAAAATGCATTCATCAAATTCAGCAGTTAAGTTTGACACCaattaataaatatacaaaGAATTAAAGGCATGACAGAATCTAATTAGCTGATAGCAGCAATCTGTAGAAACTACAAAAGCCAAACTCATCCACCATCCACCAAATTCTGTTGGATAATAGCAGTTAACACACATGAAATAAAGCAATGGAGCTTAAAATTACGGCACTTCATACTACAAATACATGTGTCACCTAGACTTTTTCTCACTCATTTCTGCTCAACACTTTCAACTGTAAACATGTATAGATCCAAGTCAATTCAGTACTATATCACAAAGCTTCCACCAAAAATGCAAAGCATAAATCATTCAGTGAAAATATCAAACACTTGGCATCAAATTTTAATATCTCACAAATCTTATCAATCAATTTTTTGAATCCATATATTCCAAATCAGGATATAAAGAGCAGACTTCAAGAAGAACTTGACCTGAAAAGAGGACGGCGACTTCAAGCCAACGACGGCAGCGGCGGTGATCTGATGCGGTGGTCGGGAAATTATGAAAAGAGAGATATAGAGTGAGTGATATTGGGAGAGGCCAAagagaaaattatttttattaaatgaaataattatcatttaaatttccattttataatactactatttttttaaaataatttggaattacaaaattaaatattgatatAGCAATAAAATCACATTGTTTTAGTTAATGCACATAATAGAATGATGTCATTTTGTCAAAAATAATGTCCTTTTATTGTTACATCAGTATTTAAATTTGCAATATTAGTTTTGATTCTGATGATTATGTGAAAATTGCAAAATATTgagaaataataatttcattttaatttcaaaagttatgaaatttgtaaatttcctttttagttatGGTATTGGCTTTTTCTATTGAGAGTGGGCAAGGTTTGGGCTTTTAAATGAAGTGTTAATATATAGAGACAGAAAAAGGTATTGGGCTGGGCCTTGCAGAATGAATATTGATAGGGCTTATAGCGAAAGATATATATGGGCTTAGGACATTCAATTCTTCTTCATGGACCTTTTTTTTCAAGATTgaacaaaattatttttgtgTAAACTCATGATATTTTAACTCATCACTAATTATGCATATATTCTTTACTTTGGAAACATTACAAATCCAATTCAAGAacatgcatgataaatacaAGGCCATATGCAATTAAAATGGATAGAAGTAGAGTAAAGAAATCGGTTGAATGATTAAATCAACACAaataattaggatttgaattatatCGAACTATGGTGGAAAATAATTCTTTAGAAATTTATTGTTATATTATTGAAACTGATTATAATAataactttaaaaaaattaaaaaagaaaattaatcaaTATAAAGTTTAAAACAAGAATGGGACAAAAGTAATAGAAATGGAGAAAAAGAAGTAGAATCTCactttgaaaaaagaaaaaagggggGAAAATGATTTAACATGTAATAGCTtcaaaaaaagaaggaaataaCTAAGGCAGCTTTCTGAAAATAAAGGCATATTggataatataattatatacaaAGAAAGTAGTAACAAGGTAATAAAAAATTAGTCAGTGTAACTTTACAATTTGAAGTTTGAACAATCGAGTTTTGATTTCAAAGAATAGAAATTCGGCTATACTGGAAACCCTTTGTATtaatttatacataaatatttttaattcaacATGATTGGGtgacaaattcaaattcacacGTGTTTCAAAAGTCGAACAAAATCTAGTAACATAGATATTGTCGTGAATGTAACGCGCAATCGTTCTTTAATTAGAAAATTGACGTATTATTTTTccaatatacatatataactaTATAAGCACAAGCAATAACAATCTAATTTTTGAATTGGAATCGAATTTTACCTGAAATAGCTCAATATTTGATTAGCTTTGTTGATTGATGTATCAATATGTTTTAGACTGAATCTTACTTTTCTTATCTTTACCACTTTTCTCACTTTGCTTTAGACAAACTTAGTTCATGCTGTCAAATTTCCCTACCAAGATTCACATCAAAGAGAAACATAAATGAATTGATAAATCTATCTATATTTCAATCAATTTCTCTTTCGAATTCGTTTCGTTTATATGGATTTACACGGTTTTTGGCAATTCCTCAATAGTGAGATGATGTTGTCCCAAGTCAGTTTGACCAAAAATGTACAGACACTATACTCTCGAGGAAGTACGTGCAATGGAAAGAGAAAAGTCTTGAAAGAGAAAGAAGGAAGTAAAAATAAACAGTTCTTATCAATATTTCAATCATTTTCTCTTTCAAATTCATTTCACTTATATGGATTTATACTGTATTTGGCAATTTCTCGGATGGTGAAGACTAAAGACGATGTTGTCGTCAATCAGTCCGACAAGTACAAACTAGTCAAGACAACCTCGAAACGGAAGGGCATGCAACATTATAATCCTCCACAAGGAGTTTAGAGTCGAAGTGGCCATTGGTCATGTTCGACATAAAAACCTCGTGGAGGATTATTTCTCCGACAATCCGTGATAAGGGCGGGTCTATTTCGCAGACACAGTCAATAATCCTGTCAAATTTGATCTACACACATAAAAGAAGACTAAAAAGTTACACATTTCCCTACCAAGATTCCcatgagaaagagaaagaagtgATAAAGTGGCATCACTAAACCAACCAACACAAGTCTCAATAACTATACTATACTTTTCAAAACTATACACTCCAAACATAGTACAATCTCACTACATGAAACATGTCAAATGATTCAAAAAATGAGCACCAATTGACATCAATCTTCACCTCTACATTCATACAATATAAAAAATCTCATATCACATCCCAAATATTACCATAACAAAGCTACTACAATAGTAATAATCAAATATGCTAATGTGTAGTGAAAACAAGGGATGCAGCTTGCTGAAGTAGCCGGTGTGATCGGTCGACCCCCTCCAAAAACTCTCGAACCACTCGAGTTGGTTATATTCAGCAGAGATGAACTTGTACTGCAAAAATTAATACATAGATTGATCATCAACTtaactaataaaatgaaattgtcACAAGTTACATAGTGTGATAGTAAAAATATTCACCTAGTTGATGGATATTGGCATGTCTCGTAACCTGCACgagttttaattcaaaattagtaaaatagaaatagttaaagttaagagagaaaaaaacagAACTATTGGTCGTGGAAGAGGGAGTAACAAACTTACTTGGATCAATGCTGGTGGTGACGGCGGCCCCACCAAAGTTGCAGCTAGTGGGGATGGGATTCTTCTGATAATAGCTGTTGAAGGCGAAGGAGGCGTGGTGGCGGAGGGTGTTGGGGGCGAAGCAGCCCCCGCCTTGCTGGATGGGGGAGCAGTCTGCCCCGTGGCCACAGGCGTAGTCGAGGGCGAGCTGGAGGGCGGCTTGGGagacggaggaggaggaggcgatGCACCAGCTCCCGGCCGAGGGAGTGGGTGAGTTTGTGGACAGAGGAGTCATTTGGGGATTGGCAGGGTTCATGATGGTTGGGGATTGATCAGAGTTGGAATCAGTTGGATTTAGCATTGGAGTTGTTGTGTAAGGGTTGTTGGCTGTTGGAATTGTTGTGATTGGGGTTGTTATGTCCTTTTGTGTGCTGGAGATTGTGTCTGATTCTTGCAGTTTGATTTGGTCCGTTGGTTTGGAACTTGAACCTGAAAAACACaacagaattaaaaaaaattatagtagtacttcGTTAGATAAATCGTCGAAAAACAATATCATTTGGTTGAAATAACGGTACAAAATTCAAGGATTATAATATGATATAAAGGAAGCAACGTCGTTTGATTGAAAAATATAAtcgataaatgtgttgattgggGAATTAGTTTGACAAATTGGAACTGATGTTGTAATGCTCTAACAATAAACGGCGTAACAGAATGTGACATCACTTATTCAGTTGATCGGATCacttatttaattcattgaaTAAGTATTTACCATGTTATGACactattgaaaagaaaaaaaaagataacaTAGTCTCAAATTGAAATGATGGCTTtccaacaaaaaagaaaaacaaaacagcTATTCACCAATTCAAAACTTGGAATGACTAGTTAGATGTGATGATGAACAAAAAGCATGATAGTTTTTGAACTAAAAAATCAAAGAAGCAATAGTTTTTTAAATAACTTGAACTGAAGCAAGTTGGAGATAGAAAACTGACATGTTTCAGAAGTAGAAGAACACAAATAGAATCACATAAATTTAcagtataaaacaaaataaaatccatTAGAATTATTGTAAAGAAGAGGTGTCCTTTGTTTATAAGAAAGAAACTAAGATGGAGAAAAAAGAGAACCTGAAGAGAGGAGAAGAGAAGCCATGTGAAGGAGTGTGAAGCAGTAAATGGTTACTCTGTTTCTTGCCATTGTTGCCAGTAATATGTGTTGCTTTCTCTCTCATGTGTTGGTTTTGCTTTGGTTATGATAAACCATGTCCACCATCCAAACAAGCATCATTGCTCTTTGAAAAGAAGGGGCTTTGTGTCATCCATTACCATATATAAATACAAAcatttctagagagagaggggaATAGTTGGGAGTTTTAAAGTGGGGTTTGCTTTatataaatatcaaaataaacTTTTATTGCTCCATCTTATGTTGGGGACTGATTCTGCTGCCTAGGAGCCAGGATAGTGGATACACTcactatatttaattatttttattgggATGCATCGTTGAATCAGAACGTTGGTTCGACCTGGCAAGTGTCAGTTTGGAATTAATGATCTTGGTTTTGAACTAAACCTTAACCTAAATCGCGAACTAGGTGGTCTGATTCCATTGCAAAAGTTCTGAATTGTGAACCGATGATTAAtaaggaaacaaaaaaaaaagagagagagaaagaacgtAAAAAATCTACATATTTTGAACTGTATATTATCTTTCCCTTCTTGAGCTGATTACGATTCCAATTCTACCTTAGGTCGAACTGGAACCCGATGGTTGGGAACATAAACTggatgtttttaatttatgcgATGTTATAAGTTATATAGTTGATATGtgagttttattttctttttaattacaATCAAACGCAACCTATACTTAGGCATGTGAAGTACTCCATTTGAATCATGAACCTATTAATATGATATGTGagttttgttttcttattaATTAAGTTGCGCTTCATTATGATTGTATATTTGGTATGTGTAAATATGGTTTGATTACgatatgaaattgtattgaaagATGGAAAAATACTTAGTATACCTTAATCATTTACTCTATTTTGTACTTACTCGGATTTTTTAAGTACAGTAAACTATCTTCGCCTTATTCAAACTtcaaaatgacacatttttttggaatataaatattaatttttctattttattttctctttttacttAGTATAGTAAAACACATAATGAGAGAGAAACGTTTGACATTAAATGATAATACCAACACAATTTGTTCTTAACCTCTCCAAGTTACATGATAAAAGAATAATTGCCAAACTTAGGTTGGGATTTcaacctttttttattttatgaatgtaTGAATGATAAAAGAATAATTTGAGTTCCAACTTAATAGctagaataatttaataatggTTAGTGGAAGACTCTTATCAGTTATTGCTATTATTGTTATTTCGCAAAATTACAAAAAGGATAGTGATCGATTTATCACCATAAACTGAGTTAGAAAGTTGAATTTCTTTTTCAATATCTACTTTAATGTCCTTACTTTCAAAACAacattattgatattttaaaatcaTAAAGATGGGTAAAAACACTAGTAAAATCATAACGATGGGTAAAAACACTTGTAGAATTTGTGTGTGCTTATGTTTTATTGTATCTGATTGCTTTTTTTATTGTATAATGATTTTTAATAGAGTGTCTGCTTCAATCCATATATTGTTTTCATTATAACattgttaattttattttcaatactATTGCTGATTTTTTGCTATGAGCTTGTATAAAATACAACTTACACAAAGATTAATTTTCTCTAGTTACTATTAGTCATTATAAGTAATTAGATACGCTTTATAAAATATTGATTATACGCTTTGTGTTTCTTTAATTTGTTGGAGAGTCAATTTTTCTTTCACTAATTGCAAGATGATGTTGGCTAATTATTGTTTAAATTTATCTTTCTTTTATTCTGTTCTTTTTCTTATAAGGGATAAATATTTCTCTCATTTTATATAAATCTCACTTTTCTTTAGGGTACACATTAAAAAAAGATTTGGGCAACTATCTTGTTAAATTTCCCTTTATAAGATAGTGATTGATTGCAAGTTTGCAACAGGCTAATTATTTCAACCGTTAAACATAATTTAATGGTTAAAATGTTTCTCCTTCAATCAAAAATACAGGGGTTAAATTACCACGACCACAAAGTATATGATGAACCATTATTGaccatatgtatatataaaaaattaagataCCTAGGCATTTGAACGGTTGTGTGCTGCCTCATTGTACCTGTTTTCTTATGTAGTGATTGTGATAGAACGTTTTTTTAGAGCATTCATAGTAGTGGACGAGCCGGCGGACGAGCAACAAGAAAGACGCTCGTCCATCGCGCTCGTccactactattttgtcattGTTTATATTTTGAACTATTTATGTATCACTATTTTGTCATCTTATTGGCTTGATAAATTTGTAGTAGtacataaaaacaaataaaatattttggaatCTCATTCCTTGTCCTTCTACAATTGAAAACAATAAATGATCCTTCTTCTTgaattatttcattaaaatagtagtactactaatttcCTTTTctatacaaaataataataaatcaataaaaGAAAAGGTATGAGATAGATATGGTGGGTCGATTGCAATAATTGCGGCCAACCTTTGTACATTTTGGGGTGTCTTGGTTTATTTTTGTATCAAAAGTAGGGTAACATTTATCCTAACCTAAATACGATTAGTTTGGCCAAAtcatattttatgtttaaagtCTACTTAGGCTTGCTTTATAGTATACACCTCGTCTCACTTTActataattaattcatttcttATGCTTCTTTTTGAAGCAAAAATAAAGTGGCTTCTTGACTGTAGCGAAATTTAAATAATGTTGcaataaataataaaagaatGTTTCCGAAAGAG
Encoded here:
- the LOC121756307 gene encoding ribose-phosphate pyrophosphokinase 4-like isoform X2, whose amino-acid sequence is MPSNNSHCNSTFSPLCSSVCLREMERSKKKVLLFYCVEAEELARKVAAQSNLIQLQSINWRSFADGFPNLFIKNAHDIRGQHVAFLGSFSSPSVIFEQLSVIYALPMLFCASFSVVLPFFPTGSFERIEEEGDVATAFTLARMLSNTPISRGGPTSLVIYDIHALQERFYFGDSILPVFESGIPLLKERLQQLPESDKIVVAFPDDGAWKRFHKLLDHFPMIICNKVREGDKRIVRIKEGNPAGCHVVIVDDLVQSGGTLIECQKVLAAQGAAKVSAYVTHGVFPNKSWERFVHKNDNGKAFTHFWISDSCPLTVEAISGKAPFEVLSLAKSISDALQI
- the LOC121756307 gene encoding ribose-phosphate pyrophosphokinase 4-like isoform X1; its protein translation is MPSNNSHCNSTFSPLCSSVCLREMERSKKKVLLFYCVEAEELARKVAAQSNLIQLQSINWRSFADGFPNLFIKNAHDIRGQHVAFLGSFSSPSVIFEQLSVIYALPMLFCASFSVVLPFFPTGSFERIEEEGDVATAFTLARMLSNTPISRGGPTSLVIYDIHALQERFYFGDSILPVFESGIPLLKERLQQLPESDKIVVAFPDDGAWKRFHKLLDHFPMIICNKVREGDKRIVRIKEGNPAGCHVVIVDDLVQSGGTLIECQKVLAAQGAAKVSAYVTHGVFPNKSWERFVHKNDNVSGKAFTHFWISDSCPLTVEAISGKAPFEVLSLAKSISDALQI
- the LOC121755193 gene encoding glucan endo-1,3-beta-D-glucosidase-like; translation: MARNRVTIYCFTLLHMASLLLSSGSSSKPTDQIKLQESDTISSTQKDITTPITTIPTANNPYTTTPMLNPTDSNSDQSPTIMNPANPQMTPLSTNSPTPSAGSWCIASSSSVSQAALQLALDYACGHGADCSPIQQGGGCFAPNTLRHHASFAFNSYYQKNPIPTSCNFGGAAVTTSIDPSYETCQYPSTSTSSSLLNITNSSGSRVFGGGRPITPATSASCIPCFHYTLAYLIITIVVALLW